A single region of the Octopus bimaculoides isolate UCB-OBI-ISO-001 chromosome 6, ASM119413v2, whole genome shotgun sequence genome encodes:
- the LOC128248030 gene encoding uncharacterized protein LOC128248030, producing the protein MSATLNQYVTVLENQTKKEYDQLCAPAKRIQTQCHYPAACSKLTPTSDGLFYCYLRLTLSYLVDTILQLDSPIFSNIKQNVEVDDSLLLPDDVPITKQRWFTIITLHTLYENINHIQNTLQSFV; encoded by the exons ATGTCTGCAACCCTCAATCAATATGTTACTGTGTTGGAGAATCAGACGAAAAAAGAATATGACCAGCTGTGTGCTCCTGCCAAACGTATACAGACACAGTGTCATTATCCCGCTGCCTGTTCTAAACTCACTCCCACATCTGATGGCTTATTTTACTGTTACCTAAGACTAACACTTTCTTACCTGGTTGATACGATACTTCAACTAGATTCAccg atattttcaaacatcaaacaaaatgtcgAAGTGGATGACAGTCTTTTGCTACCGGACGATGTGCCAATAACCAAGCAGCGATGGTTTACCATAATTACACTCCATActctttatgaaaatataaaccaCATTCAAAATACTCTACAATCCTTTGTGTAA